The Apium graveolens cultivar Ventura chromosome 3, ASM990537v1, whole genome shotgun sequence sequence GTGTAAATCTGTTTTTGGTAACAATATTGCGGTTTTCAGTAATTCTGCTGGTAAATTTTTGTTTTTTTCTTGGTTTGTGTGTTTGGGATTTTTTTAGAATGTGGGTTTGGAAgtattatgtgaattatgtgtttttGGTGGTTTAGGACTTCATGAATATGATCCGGATGGTAGGAAAGCTAGAGCTGTGGAGTTTAAGATCGGAATTAAAGTTATGAGGCATAGTGAGTGATTTATGCTTCTGTAAATTTGAATTTAGCTCAAGTTTTGGTGTTGTTTCTGTATTGAATGTTTTGTTATTGTTTGTTAATTTTAGAGGTGAAAAAACCAGCTGGATCAGCTGAAGAGATTGAGAGACATTTTGGATGTGATTCTACGAGACTGATTATGGTGGGTGATCGAGCATTTACAGACATTGTTTATGGAAATCGAAATGGTTTCCTCACAATTTTAACTAATCCATTGAGTCTTGCGGAGGAGCCTTTCATTATTAGGCAGGTTAGTTTCAGTAACTTTTAATTGCTGTTTGTATGACTACAGCAATAATACCTGAACAATTGAAATTTTTGTCTAGATATTGATTAAAATTCTCATGGAAAGCTAAGATATAACGAGTTTTTAAGTTTTAACTATTGGAAAAAGTTTATCCTCTATAAATTTTTGACAAAATCTTGATAGATGTCCAATTGATATGACAAGTCCCTTGAGTTTGTCTTGAGGCCTAGATCATCAAACTTTTGAGTTAGAGTTTGTGTGGGTTTACACCCCTGCCCCGCTGCCTAATGATATTCTTCTGCAGATGAATTACTGTGCATGTGCTGCATCTTGAAAATATGTCATTGCATTTTTATTTTGTCATTAGTATTCAACAATCCGATTGAAATGTGAACATCTGACAAGCTGGGTGGGCCATTCAACGTCTTTTACTAAAACATGGAATTTAAGTCAGGTCATTGACATCTCTGAGCAAAACTTTTGAGCTCATACTATTGTTGTATATCTCTATACTGCTGGCATGTCTCGGTCTGTATGTTGCTTATAGGCATAAAATTTCTGTACTGAAAGTATTGGACCTCTCTTCAAGAGTTAAAAGATGTTCCTGGATATTCATGTTTTCATTCGTAATTTGTGAATTTTCTTTTCATGCATTGAGGTGATTCGTTGATCATCACGttacatattttaaaattattagaCCTCTCTTCAAGAGTTAAAAGATGTTACATGATATTCATATTCTCATTCGTAACTTTTgaattttcattttattcattgGGGTGATTCTTTGATCAATACGTTAATCTGTAAGTAATTGAATATTACTATATAGCAAATGATATTGAAGCCAAACTGTCTATATTAGCTGAAACAGTCTAAAACTTTATTGTGTTAGGCTGTTTGTCTTGCATGGACATTAGAATGCTTATTGGTGTTAATGTTTACAGGTTAGAAAAATCGAGGCTGCTTTTGTTAAACGATGGTCAGAAAAAGGTATTAAGCCAATCAGTCATAGGCTGTTATCAGATTCTCGGGATTGTGTGAAAGATCAGCCTTCTCAACAAGTATTTTTTTCTGAATGATAGAAAAATCTCCGTAGCTATGTAACGGTTCGTTTAATATATTATTGTTATATGCAAAGCTATACTATAGTGAATTAGTAGCTTTTTAGATGGTGTTGGTATAAACTTCATAGCTAGTTAACATTATTAGTGAAACTAGTTGATTCTTTCTGGTGCTTTTCATTTGTTTTATAGTTGCCTCTTGCGAAGTTCTATACACCATAGGAATCACGGGAAAGTATAGAATGAATGTAGAATATTTTGAGAGTAGAGAGTGAACCAATTTTGAAACACGTGAATTATCCATATCATGTCTTCCAAGTTTTACTCATGAGTTATGACACAATGCAGTGGCCACATGAGTTtgtcaaaacatggaatatggGATTTTCTATGGAGAAGTCGTGCGCCAAATTGTGATTGTTTTTTCACTCATAAATATTGATGGATCATGCATTTACATCAGTTGCATCAATAAAAACCCTCCAAATTTATTAAAGCGAGTGGACACATACTAGACAAGCCTTAAGATAAATGTAAAATCTCAACTTTTTAATGATTtgattttctttttcatcaaaacatGGAATATTTAAGATAAATATACCATCTCAATTTTTCATATTGAATGAACAAGTCTTTTTTGAAACTATTTTTTTATATTCCCTTATATTGAACAATTCACCAAAAAAAGAGAGGCTGGGCATGTGCGATGGTGGTAAATACTGAGTTAAGAGTTTACTTTTAAACGACTGGATGATTAGAGTTGCTTAATCGATAATTAAACGCTGACCATGTTACTATTTAAAGACTACCGAGGGACTGGAAAAGCAAAGAGCACCCTTGTGTCGGTGTAAAAAGTTATAGTAAGATCTTGTAGCAAACACACGCCACTGAATCTTGGACTTTTATGTTAACTTTACCCTTTAATTCATTTACTTTCCCACACCTAAAATCTTTAATTGTCTTATTTAATTTAACATCTGAAAAATCTCTTATTTACTTGTCAAAAAAAAACACTCTTATTTACCAATTAAGCGTCATGAAATAGTGATACCGTGTTTAACTGATTCACCCGAATACCTTCAAATTTGTTATTTCATATCATATATGTTCGATTTTCGCTCATTCTTGAGTTTTTCGAGAATTGTTAGAACATATACTCATTAAAGTATATAAGtctaattattaaaaaaaatctaatAGACCAAAGTTaatcatattttatttaaatttaaattaaataaattttataaaaggGCAAATGAAGCCGTTTTACCTGCATATACATGGCCATCTCTTTCCCGCGGCCTTTTATCCCAACAacaaagacatttatcaatttatACACCTGTAAAGTCATTTAAGTTTGTGcatattgatatatatacaccAGATTCAGACATTGATCACCTTCATCTGCTGCCAAGTGTGTGTATATGTACATGCCATCTAAACACAGTGTTCAAACTATTACCAAGTGTGTGTGAACACAGTGTGTAGTAGTCTACCGACAATAAGGGTACCACAGTAGTAAATGAACAACAAGTGAATAAGCAAAGCAGCACAGATCCCAAACTGTCATGACACTTTTCTTTTTCACTAAATCGAATCTCCACCCATTACTATATAGCTGTAGCTATAAACTTTTATATTTCTACTAAAGGGAAAGAGACTGAATATATCGCGGCCAGCTGGTAGACTCTCCGGTGGCAGTTACTGGCAGGTGATGAAAGCACGAGCGAGTCCGTCGATCATTCGCCGGAGTTTTATATTGCCGGTTTTGTTGATGCTTGCATTCATTTTGCCCTTTATGTTCCTAAGGGTTGCTTATCTTGTTCTTGAATCTTCCACTCTTTGTTCTTCTCCTTTAGGTACGTTGTTTTTCaatctctcttttttttttcctttcgAAATTGATTAATCTATGTACACTAATTTGATTGCAATGTATGATTGCAATGTATGAAGAACAGTTTTAGCGTGTCAAAATAATCGTTTATTGTGAATTCTTATTAAAGTGCAGGATAAATAATTCTAGGTGCGTAGAGAGTATAGACCATGACAATTTTAATAAGCATGTTTGTAATTAATTGCAGATTGTATGAGACTAAGGCTTTTCGGCGGGAGTGATTCTTCCTTGGTAAGTTAGTGATTTTATATTTTGACCGAATAACCCTTATTAATTATATCTTTTGTAGTGCAGTAAAATATAAGAGTTATTAGTGTACGAATTTACCTTCCAAATAGAGAATAGTTGATATGCTCTCCTTTTAAATCTGTAAGGAATTTGGAACGTGGACAAAGTTGAGTAGAGACATTTAGGGGCACTTGTTTGGAAGTATATGTATTATCATGTGAAAATGTCATGTATTTTCTCTATCATTGTTTGGGTGATGTTACATCAAATCATTCTTCTTGGTTAGGCAAATGATTTTTAGCTTTTTTCGCTTTAGAATTATGAGTGTGTGTTTAAATTATGTTGTGCTAAACTAGTTTTTGTCTTATGATCAATTTATTCTATTATCAAGGCAGTCTTATTGCGTTTATATAGGGCCTGATTCAAATGAATATCACTTAGCATATATCCACACTATTTTTTATTTACTATTTCTATCTACAACATATTGAAATTATAGATTAACAAAATCTgcttgtttttttttaaaatgatatgCTTGCTTTACTCATCTCCATACAAGTCTATTTTGTTTAGCCCCACAGTTTCATCTATGTACATCTTATCCTCCAGCCTCAATAGCTTTTATTGATTTAGTTTTATGTATGGATTTGGATGGCTATTGTTGGTGATGGAGAAAGCTAGCTAATTGACACTTTTATTGTTAGGAAAGAATAACATAATGCTATACAACAGGAACTAGGGAGAGCCTCTACTATCTACTTTCTCTAGTTGCATTATTGACAGGTGGCTTTCTTGTCCATTTGTACTGTCCTCAATTTATTCTAAACCCACTTGTCCTTGAAAAAAGGAAACCTTCAACTACGAGTCTAGGACTAACATCCAAAACGTAATTAATGTATCAAGTAATCTGTGAAAACACACGATAACATGTTTGGATGATTCTTTGATGATTCTTTGACAAATGCATGAAAACATTTTGAAATATAGTATTTAGCCATTTAGGAAAATGACCTGGATTCATATAGAACGGTTTAAGCTTTGGTCTGTGTACAATTTGATTTAAACCAACTGATAATATTGCACATGATTCCATTAAAGTGAAAACTGAAAACTCTCCTGATTTGATTCTCGGTATATCATAGAACCGAACAATCATTCGATCTCAATGCTTTCCAGTTTTCAACTAGCTGATGCATGTATATGTGTTCAGACCAATCTCCCAAGAAATTAAATTAGCATAACTTTGTTAGAGAGGGAAGATGAACTGCATTAAGTTCAAATGCCTCACAGTCTTATGTACTCAACGTCTAACAGATTTTCCCTGCATTGTAAAACTTTAAAAGTAACGAATTTAGCCCCCAGACAGTTTTACCCGCGTTAATTGAGTACATGTGCCAATTAAAGCCGATCTGCTCTAAGACAGCCTCCATGATTGGTAGTTTGTCACTTGGCATAGAGTTAAAATAGTAGGCACCTCATGCTAGAGGTAATTTGTTTTCTAGATTTGAACTTTTTGTTTCTGGTGTGGTGTTACTATAATGCAGCTCAGGAAAGAGCTGGAAAGAGCATTAGAGGAAGTAAATAATAATAATGAAGTGGGAGAAAGAATAGAAGATGTTTCTTCAGTATCCTTCACGGACCTTGTGAAGGATATGGTGCTAAACAGACAAGACATCAAAGCTTTCGCTTTCAAAACCAAAACAATGGTAACTACAATCAACtttttgataatattttagttTGTGTCTTGTCCTTCGTGGCTTTTGGGTTGGTTATTCTTTCAGTGTAATACACAATCCCGGTTTATGGCTGCACAGGGCTGCCACTCAAATTGGTCCATTGGTGCCCACTTCTGGGGATAAATCACATGGGGTTGGGCTCCTTGCCTCCTACTCATCTGATCATATCTATCTGTATTAGTGCTTTCATTTAATCTAAAAACAACAACTTCTATGCATCAGCATCACCTTTAGATGTGTCATGTAGAAAGGGTCTTAATTCAAATTGATTGTATAAATCTGAGTTGTAAATATATCTTACTAGGTAATGCTCCCCAATCAAGCCTTTAAGTCAGAGAGACTGTTACAGTTTATAAGGTGGTAAATATTCATATACTAGTATACAATGACCCTCTGTTCAATGCCTTCGCAAACCGTATGATTCAGTGGATCAACCAGTAGAATTAAGTTGCGAATCAGTGTAGAAAAGATAATCTTGCACGGTTTGAGGACACCACGTATTTGGTTAGATATGAATTGTATTTTACTTTGACGTCCTTAAAACAATGAATAATAATTGGGGAAAAAAAGAATAAGCTCTTCATTAAGGATCAAGCAAAGAAAGGGAACTTTTAGTAACTTGAAAAGTTTGGGACAATAACTTCCTTTCTCAGACCAGACATTTCCTGAGCAGATGTTTAACTAGGCAGTCCTCATACGACACTAAACTCTGTCAAAGTCAATACTAATTACAGTGTAACAGAATCTCCTTGTAACTGCTTGGATTTTAAGTTGTCTAAATTAGTTGAGCTGTTAATCGACATAATGCTAGGTGAGTCAGAGACCAGCTCTCTTAAAACCTTAGGTGTTGTTGAAATTTACTATATCGATTTAATATATTTAACAATTTAAAGACAAACTAGTTATATACATAATTAGAATTTTCATCTTTCAGATGTGATTACACATATATGGAAACTGATTTCAGAGTGCCATTAGAGTAGTAACAGTGAGCAAACTGCTGTTATGCAGATTATGAAGATGGAGAGGAAGGTGCAGTCATCCAGATGGCGTGAGTCCATTTATTGGCATTTAGCTTCTCATGGAGTTCCTAAAAACTTGCATTGCCTTCATCTTAAATTGGCTGAAGAGTATGCTGTAAATGCCTCTGCACGGTCTTCGTTACCTTCACCTGAGTACATGTCCCGACTGACAGATTCTTCATTTGATCATGTTGTTCTTCTAACAGACAATGTCTTGGCTGCTTCTGTTGTTATTTCTTCGACTGTCAAAAACTCGGGGAACCCGGGGAAATTGGTGTTCCATGTAGTTACAGATAAGAAAACATACAGCCCAATGCATTCGTGGTTTGCAATGAACATCGTTGCTTCCGCAGTTGTGGAAGTTAAAGGATTACATCAGTATGATTGGTCCCATGAAGTAAATATTGGGGTCAAGGAGATGCTAGAGATTCATCGCTTGATTTGGAgccataaatataaatatatgaaGGGAGAGGACTTTGAATTTTTGGTAGATCATGAAAGAGATTTAGAGTTTTTAAGCCCTAGATTTATTTCTCTTCTGAATCATCTCCGAATATATATCCCCGAGGTAACTACTATTGTTCTTTTATCTCCTTGGTCAATCCGTGAGATGATTATGAGTTTTTGAATTTAAGATTAATGCATTGTCTGAATTTCATGGGATCCAGCTGTTTCCAGATCTGAACAAGATTGTTTTCTTGGATGATGATGTTGTAGTTCAACGTGACTTGTCATCTCTCTGGCATTTAGATCTCAATGGAAAAATAGTAGGCGCTGTTGTCGACTCATTCTGCGGAGACGGGTGTTGCCCGGGAAGAAAATATAAGGACTACTTCAACTTTAGTGATCCGGTTATCTCAGCTGATTTCAGACCTGACCGTTGTGGATGGTTATACGGGATGAATGTCTTTGATCTCGAAGCTTGGAGGAAAACCAATATCACTAGAACATATCATCGATGGCTCAAGTTTGTAAGTGTAAATTTACATCAGCCGTCGATTGATAATTTAATATAAGTTGTAAACTATGTATATGCAGGATGCTGAAAGATAAAAGAGAAAATGGgattttcttgcttgatttctTAAATCAAGATTAAAGCATATAATTCTTCAGGACAGATCATTACATAAACAGACATTATTTTATTTTGCAGAACCTGGACTCTGGGTTGGAATTATGGAACCCTGGAACACTTCCTCCAGCCTTGATTGCTTTTGACGGTCTTGTGCATGACATTGATCCGTCATGGCATGTGGCGGGCTTAGGCTATCGATATCCACAAGTTAGCCTACAGACATTGAAGGCCGCAGCGGTCATTCATTTTAGTGGACCTGCAAAGCCGTGGCTGGAGATAGGCATCCCCGAGTTACGAAGCTTATGGACTAGACATGTAAATTTCTCAAACAAATTCTTTACAAAATGTAGAATTGAAGAGTGAAGAGCAAAGTTCTTTCACTTTCGATATACCAGTTTGGAGTAAACCAGTGGGAAGAAGGTTCATCTTCAGCTTCTGCTTGCTCCAAGCTTTGTATGCTGTCATATAATTTATATTCCTTGTTCAGGAACATATCATAGATGCAGGTAATACGCAATACCTTACAAAATTAGAAAACTGACATTCATCAGACACCCATGTAATTGTATATCTCTCTAGTCAGATATCTATAATTACTTGTAATTGTCTGagtttttacatatatatatatatatggcatTTATATATCCTTGTGCAAATTAATGATAATTTGTTATATCTGGCAATACATGTTAGTCCATTGCTGGAACAATCACAGTTATTCCTTTGTTGGATCTTTCTACTGTGTACATCATTTTAGATAAGCAAATCATCAGTACAATGGATGGATCAAAATGACACTGTATAGAAGCTGCATGTTACAAATCTTCATTGAAATAACAATGTGCCGGTCAAAAAGCTCATAGCTTTTGTCGATTTTGACTTTCTAGAAGGCATCTGTACCTTGAACATTTGCTCTGCATGACAGCTAAACTAGACCTGTCAAATACTGGGATATCAGGTGAAAACTGTACGACAAAGTAAATACGGTAAAAAATGACATGAATAATTTAGATTTGAAAATTTGGTACACTAACGTTAAAGTACACTAACACGAAAAAACATAAATATAATTAGTACAGGGTTTGGTCTCCAATATATAtaggtacacgacacgaaacgaaagtactgaataaataatttaatttttaaaaatatataatatacatatatatactaaataCCAAATGTAAATTTAcctattctaaataacatatctAAAATTATAAATACTAAGGTATATTTTATTGTTACTTAACTACGTGAGTGAGTACTTCACTATTTAACattacgccataagtgggctattgtaatgcctaaatgATGTTACAATAGACCCTAAAAGTGTTACaataggtctattgtaacaccagggGCGTTACGTATACGAGCATTACAATAAACACCCTAATATAACACTTCAGTGACCTATTGTAACAAAGAGAACTTTACAATATGCATCTACTGTAACACTAACAAGCCTAATGTAACGCAAAATGAGTGATACGTTAGGTTCAATCTAGATTGCAGAAATGGCCCCACACGTGGGACCCACATAGCCTATTGTAACAATCGATtttatctattgtaacaccattttCTTGTAATTAAATAACATTAACATTTGTAATTCAACCCTATATATAAACATATGTTGATATtcaatcagcaaaatcaggagaCTGAAgaagtttttatttttttctacATTGCTCAATATAAAGAGCTAATATAACAAACTGAAAGATAAGGATAAACCTTATCAGGAAACTGTTCCTAAAAATAATCAACAAGAAAAGAAAACACATCAACGACATCTAAAAGAACTCGGTCAATGACCAATTATTTAGCAACGACCTAAGGCATATTTCTAACACTCCTCCTTGCCTTGGTAGTAGCACAAACCTAATTTGtttcttaaaatttcaaatcTAGCTTTTGGAAGAgccttggtgaatatatctgctgtCTGATCCTCACCCCTGCAATAAATCAATTTAACTTCACCGTTCATTTGTTCTTCTCGCAGATGATAAAATTTGATCTTGAAATGCTTTGTCTTGCCATGAAAAACAGGATCATTCGAAATGTCAATTGCAGCTTGGTTGTCGACATTAATGGTTGTTGGTTCAGTTTGCTCCATGTGTAAATCTGCAAGTATTTTTCTAATCCAAATTGCTTGGTTCACAGTAGCATTAGCTGCTAcatattctgcttccgctgtacTTTGAGCTGTAACTTCTTGCTTCTTTGAGCTCCATGTAAAAACTCCAGAACCAAAACTGAAACAATAACCTGTTGTACTTTTCATTTCATCATCAGAACCTGCCAAATCACTATCCGAATAACCATTTAGTTTCGAATTTTTACAGGTTCTGTATTTTATACCATAATCAGTAGTGCCTCTGATATATCTAACAATCCGTTTGGAAGCTTGGAAATGCACTTCGCTAGCACAATGTTGGAATCTTGAAAGCAGACTTacagcaaacattatatctggtctggTGGATGTGAGGTACATCAAACACCCAATAAGACTCCTATACTGGTTCTCATTAACTTTTTCTGCTCCATCTTTAGTGCTGAATTTCTCCTTTTGATTCATTGGCGTGCTAGTGCTTTTGCAATTTTCCATATGAAGTTTTCTAAGTATTTCTTTTGCGTACTTCTTTTGACTAATGAAAACTCCATCTTCATTTTGTTCCACCTCCATTCCTAGAAAGTAGGTCATTAAACCAAGATCTGTCATCTCAAATACTTTCATCATTTCTGTTTTGAACTCTTTTATTAACACCTCATTGTTTCCTGTTACGAGGAGATCGTCAACATAAACAGAAACAACAAGTACATTAGCACCAAATTGTTTCACATATAACGTAGGTTCACTTAAACTTTTAACAAAACCAAGCTCGTGAAGAAATTCATTGATTTTGCTGTACCAGGCTCTAGGAGCCTGTTTAAGACCATACAGTGCCTTCTTCAACAAATAAACCTTCTCCTCCTGTTCTTTGACTTTAAATCCTTCTGGTTGCTCGACATATATTTCCTCCTTAATCTCTCCATTCAGGAAAGCTGATTTGACATCTAACTGATAGATCTTCCATCTTTGTTGTGCTGCCAAAGCAAGTAGCATTCTGATAGTATCCAAGCGAGCTACTGGAGCAAAGGTCTCTGAAAAATCAACTCCATGCACTTGATTGTATCCTTTCACAACTAATCTGGCTTTGTGTTTGTTTATAGAACCATCTGCATTAAGTTTGGTTCTATAGACCCATTTAACTCCAATGACTTTCTTGTGTAGAGGTCTATCCACCAACTCCCAAGTTTCATTCTTTTCAATCATTTTAAGCTCCTCTTTCATTGCTTCCATCCATATATTATCCTTTTCCGCTTCCTTGAATTCTGCAGGCTCAAAAATAGCAATGTTACTACTTGCATAAATATCAGATAAGGATCTTGTACCTCTCACAGGATAATCATCAATGTTGTCATTAAGATATGGTGAGATATCAGACAACCCTTGTACAGattcttcccatttccattgtcTATCTTCCATGAACTTAACATCTCTGCTTACAAGAAATTTTCCAGTTTGTGGTTGAAAAATTCTATAAGCCTTGACATGATCGCTATATCCAATAAAAACACCTGCTTCAGCCTTTTTATCAAGTTTATCTCGCTTTTCCTGTGGAACGTAAGAAAAACAGAGACAACCAAAAATCTTTATATTATGCATATCTGGTTTGAAACCATACCAAGCTTCGTATGGAGTTTTCTTCTGCAAAACACTAGTTGGCAGTCTGTTAAGCAAATAAACAGAAGTATTGGCAGCCTCAGCCCACAGTTTCTTTGGCAAATTCTTCTCGTGCAACATACATCTTGTCATTTCCATGATGCTTCGATTTTTTCTTTCACTTAAACCATTTTGTTGCGGGGTGTATGGTGCTGTAAATTGGTGCTCAATACCTGCTTCTTCACAAAACTTGTCAAAAGTTTTATTCgaatattcttttccattatccGACCTTATAATCTGCAACTCAGAATGACTTTGCTTTTCTACCCATGATTTAAATTTCCAAAATATACTAGGAACCTCAGACTTGTATTTAAAGAAATAAATCCAACAAAACCTtgtaaaatcatcaataaatataatataatatctATTACCATTTATTGATGAAGTTTTCTGAGGTCCTCCAACATCTGTATGAACAAGTTGCAGCTTGTGTTTTGCTCGCCACGTTGCTTGAGGAAAAGGTTTTCGGGCTTGCTTTCCATATTGACATGCCACACAATCAATAAATCTGTGTTCAAGTGAGGGCATACCTTCCACCAAAATATGTTTCTTTATATATTGAAGGCCATCGTGA is a genomic window containing:
- the LOC141711783 gene encoding putative galacturonosyltransferase 15 isoform X1, coding for MKARASPSIIRRSFILPVLLMLAFILPFMFLRVAYLVLESSTLCSSPLDCMRLRLFGGSDSSLLRKELERALEEVNNNNEVGERIEDVSSVSFTDLVKDMVLNRQDIKAFAFKTKTMIMKMERKVQSSRWRESIYWHLASHGVPKNLHCLHLKLAEEYAVNASARSSLPSPEYMSRLTDSSFDHVVLLTDNVLAASVVISSTVKNSGNPGKLVFHVVTDKKTYSPMHSWFAMNIVASAVVEVKGLHQYDWSHEVNIGVKEMLEIHRLIWSHKYKYMKGEDFEFLVDHERDLEFLSPRFISLLNHLRIYIPELFPDLNKIVFLDDDVVVQRDLSSLWHLDLNGKIVGAVVDSFCGDGCCPGRKYKDYFNFSDPVISADFRPDRCGWLYGMNVFDLEAWRKTNITRTYHRWLKFNLDSGLELWNPGTLPPALIAFDGLVHDIDPSWHVAGLGYRYPQVSLQTLKAAAVIHFSGPAKPWLEIGIPELRSLWTRHVNFSNKFFTKCRIEE
- the LOC141711783 gene encoding putative galacturonosyltransferase 15 isoform X2 — protein: MKARASPSIIRRSFILPVLLMLAFILPFMFLRVAYLVLESSTLCSSPLDCMRLRLFGGSDSSLIMKMERKVQSSRWRESIYWHLASHGVPKNLHCLHLKLAEEYAVNASARSSLPSPEYMSRLTDSSFDHVVLLTDNVLAASVVISSTVKNSGNPGKLVFHVVTDKKTYSPMHSWFAMNIVASAVVEVKGLHQYDWSHEVNIGVKEMLEIHRLIWSHKYKYMKGEDFEFLVDHERDLEFLSPRFISLLNHLRIYIPELFPDLNKIVFLDDDVVVQRDLSSLWHLDLNGKIVGAVVDSFCGDGCCPGRKYKDYFNFSDPVISADFRPDRCGWLYGMNVFDLEAWRKTNITRTYHRWLKFNLDSGLELWNPGTLPPALIAFDGLVHDIDPSWHVAGLGYRYPQVSLQTLKAAAVIHFSGPAKPWLEIGIPELRSLWTRHVNFSNKFFTKCRIEE